The genomic interval TCTTGCgtttctgcttcttcttcttctttttggCCCCGAGGTCTCCGCCCGGGCTCCTAGAAACAGGCCGTCAAAATCAGGGGGCATCAGCAGGAGCCACGGACTGCGTGTGTTTACATCCCGGACATGCACacgggaacccccccccccaacacggCGTCACACTGCAGCCGGTCTCAATGTTTACATCTTAAAGCGATCGATCAGCGAGGCGCACAGTAATGTCATGCTACCTTGAGCATCGCGTTGAggtaaatttatttaattttagacACAATGTAAGACACTACTGAGCCTGAAAGAACAGGAGCGCCGTCGCTCTAAGCAGCCCCATCTCTGGGAACAGGTTCAATAAATAGCTTGATAAGGGCTAATGATCGGCGATCAGGAAGCAGTAACGGCGAAGATCGGGGTCAGAGACACGTGGATGGCGTAGGACCGGGGCTCTGCTCGGCAGCAGCCGGGAAGGCACACCGGACGGGCCGCCTGCCGCAGCCCTGGAGTCGGCCCGAATGAGGACGGGACGGGCTCAGGTGAGCTGAAACCCCGTCACGGCGATCGGCTTCCCCCAAAGACGAAAAGGGCAGCGGCCGTCGCCTGGGGGTTAAGCTCCGAGACCCGGAGAGCCGCAGCGCTGCGCCGCTTTCATTCATTTAAACCCGTTCGCCTAGCGCACGTCCCGGGTCTGCGGGCGGACCGCGATCGGGCAGCGCACCGGCCGCGTCTCCGGTCCCTCCCCCGGCGAGGTGAAAGCACGGAGGCGGCGTACCGACATTAATAACGGTAACGGTGCCGGGCCTCCCGCTGGAGGGCTGTAGACAGCGCTGCTCGGCTCCGTCCACCGGGCTCCGCGCCCGGCTCCGGCGTCCTCCCCGGCTCACCCCTGCAAGTGCTCATTCTCCTCCTCGTTGTCTCCGTCTATTCCGCAGGTGTCCTGGTCATCCAGCTCCAGACTCTGCTGGCTCGCCGCAGACTCGCTGTCCTCCGCCATCATGGACAGATATGCTGAAAAAAATTAGTAATACTGGAGGACGGTGGGGGAATTAAAAACACAAAGAGAATAAGGAGCGAAACCGCGCCGCCTAGCGGCCGTCCTCCTCGACGCAGAtgcgcgggggtgggggggggataacGCGCAGGGTACCGGGGGTTCTAATCACGACAACCATTATTCTGTAATTATTCTTTAATTAGTATCATTGAAAAACCGGCCGCAAAACACCCAATTCTGCTTGAGATCTTttaatttttctgtttgtgtttattaaacGATGCAATGAGGGGCTGTGCAGTTCGAGTGCGTTGATGCCCCCGAATTGGATCGAAGGTCTCTGGACTCCTACCAAAGTACATTAACACCATTTTTAAAGATTCATTTTCAAAGAAAATTTGTATTCAGTGACGAACGGATTTTTAAACGATGAATACATAGCGGACGCTCTACCTGCACCAGCGGGGGGACCTTTTACTCCATAAACCAAAGCGCTGCTATAtccttttaaaaaatgttacacTACCTTGGGGCTGCTATTTGAGGATTGTAGGCTACTGTGTATTAGGGGTTACTCAGACTGGAACCATCAGAGAAAATGGTTCAGTAAATGGCGCCACAAGGAGGAATTTTAGTAGCGCTCCGTTTACCCAGCAGGCAGGAGTCAGCAGAGTCTGGACCGGAGAGGTTTGTGCTTCTGATAGTGAGATATTTCTCTCCCAGCCTTCTATTCCTCCGCCGAACCCATTACAGACAGCAGACCTGCTCCCATTCCCAGAACACGGGAAAGGAACCCAGAAGTAGGAAGTTCCCATCACCTGGGAGCACGCGGATCCTGGGCATCACTGGGATCGTTACTGGGATTTCCTAGCTGTCACGGTCACGCGTCAGCAGTGACGTTTCTTACACATATGAAAAGTAGACTTAAAAAATTTAAAGCATTCAAAAACGCTACACGTAAACTATGAAAATTTCCTTAATTcaactttaaataaaatgtgataaTTACCACAGAATAGTATCATGAATAAGGTTATCTGCACCTAGCCTGAGGACACCGACTGTACTGTACGACACAAACACAAATGTCCGTTGATCCACTCATCCAGCCATCCACACTAATAATCCATTACAAGGTCATTGTGacatataaacaaaatgaacacaTTTATATTTGATTTATTCTTTCCTGACATTGTGAAGAATTCACTTAgagcgtgtttttttttttttttttttacttcaattTATTCAGAGTAATGAGCATCAAGTATTATACAAGCAACCAGTATTAACATTCAGAGTAAAATATGCTTGCCGTAAGCAGATTACCATGGCAAGGAGACAGAACGAGGCGCCATTCGAGTCACCAGCTATTGTAGTTGTGCGCTGCCTGGTCTGTGTGTTCGGGACACGGGGGGAACCTGATCGGGGGGCTgccaaggtgtgtgtgtgtgtgtgtgtgtgtgtgcgcgcgcgtgcaCGGGGTCAAAAATGCTAACGAGTAAAAGAAGCTAACCAGGTAAGTTTAACAAGGCACTTGGAAAAACACATGGAAGTAGAGAATAAAACCAGCAAACGCAGGATTCGGTTTGGCGTCGACGGAAGAAGGCATTCAGAGTCACATTTTACTCTTACTGTAAGGCAAGGCTGAAACTAAACAGTAACAAAAATATCTGGATAAAATACTTGGAAAATaagaggggaaaaaatcatgacatAGTGGTTACACGTTAAAAAGGCATTAAAAGCAACGCGATACCGCAGTAAAAAACGGTGCATAGGCGCCCTCTGGTGGAAAGAGCTTATCTGAGCTGACCAGCTGAAAGTGTTTAATGCACAAAGCTGCCACCAGAGGGACAGAAGGTGAAGAGGAGCGGTGCCTCATTGTCCATCCAGCTTGAGGATTCACGCCAGCGTAAAGCTTTGTGTCCAATGGTTCGAAAAGGAGCGGCTCGGGTGCACGAGGCACACATTACTATTTTTTGCGTGTTTACTGCCTGCCTGCGGTCCTGGTCCCGTCTCTCGGACCGCTCGCTCACTTCAGGTTGAAGGCCAACAGGGGCCTCTCCTCTCGCTTCTGCCAGGGGCTCTTCTTGTTCTCGTCCTCGCCGCTGTCGTCCTGCCCGGAGATGATGTCAGGAGGGCTGTCAGGCAGCTGAAGCTCCGGCCTGGCATGCTCAGTCCTGAATTCACCCTCTCCTCGCCCGCCCCCGTCGTcgtccacctcctcctcctcggcTCCTCGGGTGTCCTGGAGCAGCGGCCCAAGGGCACCATCGTCGGGGCTGCCGTTGGGCGTACCCGTCTCACTGCCATCGGCCTCCATGTCGTCCACGTACACCAGCTGGGTGTAGGCTACCGTGGGCGGTGTGCTCCTGTCCCGCCGGGCCTCCACCTCGGCCTCCCTCTCGGCCTCCCTCTCCCGCAGGCCCCTGCGGATGCGCCGGGCTAGCTCGCTCATGTCCACGCCCGAGTCCAGGCTGGCGTCATTGCTGCCGTTGCAGCCGGCACGCTGCAGGTCGATGTAGGAGTGGCGAATGTGGGCGTTGGAGCGGCCATCCAGGGAGACGAACCAGGCGCGGGGGTGGGGCAGCGGCTTACCGCCACGCAGCTCCAGCAGCGACTTCTCCGCCAGCAGCTGGTCCTCACCGTTCATCTGCACCAGCCCCACCTCACTGAGCGATGCCGGGATGGACAGCGACTCGGGCGCCGAGGCCGTCTGCAGGGTCCACGTGCCGTCCCGTGGGTCCTCGGTGGAGGATGACATCTGCGGCGTCCCGGAGCCCGGCGGGCCTGGCGGAGGCTGCGAGGCAGACAGCTCCGCCTGGATGGTCTCCAGGTCACTCTGTTGGTCAGCCTGCAGGAGCAGAGGCTGCCCAGCAAACGGGTGCTCCCCGGGCAGCCGCACGTAGTGCGCCGGGATGACCAGGGTTGGCCGTGCCCGCCGGTACCCGCCTTCGTTCACCTGGTCCACAGAGCTGCAGCACAGCAGCTGGCCTGGCCGTGGCAGGGAGGCGGGCCTCTCTAGGTGGTCCACGGACCGCGACAGCAGGTGGTCCACCGGCCGGCGGTCAGGGGGCTGCTCCGTGGGGCCCGGGGTGCGTGGCCTGGACAGGGAGGCGTCGTGGATGCTGGCCTCGCTGCCCACTGACAGCTGGCTCCTCGATGCCTGCGCTGACCCCTCCCTCGCATCTGGCGGCCGTGGGGAAGACTCAGAGCAGCGGCTCTGCCGGCCGTCTCCGTGCCGGGGCGACTCATAACCGTCCCCAAGTTCTTGGGACCGGGCTGCCCTCACTGGAGGGACCTCCACCAATCGGTGGCACTCCTTAACCAGAGAAGTGCGGGAGGAGTGGGGCTGGTGGGCAGGTGAGCTCTGGTTGGAGGGCTCCCTCTCCTGGTGGGAGGTGGGAGCACAGGTGGGCTGTAGCACGGGAGTGTGCAGGTTGGGCTCGGCTGTGGACGACACCAGGTCCAAGTGCACCTCGCTGATGAGGTTGAGGTGTGACATGGAGGTGGCCTGGTCTCTCTTGGAGCCGCTGAGCACCGTGGACAGTTGCAGCTTGTGGTGCCGTTGCCGTGGCCTCAGACATTTCCTCCTGGGTCAGGGAGAGAAGAAGGGAAGGTGAGGCCCACATCTGCGGCTGGATGCCTCCTTTCTCCTCTGCTGAGATGTTTGTGAAACTCACAGTGAAGCTCTGAACTGTAAATGACACACACTgtcacgcactcacacacaggcTTGAGCACTGACACGCAGTCACACGCACTGACACGCAGTCACACGCAGTCACACGCACTGACACGCATGTACCTGCAGTAGTAGAGAAGCAGGGAGGCGAGGAACAGGATGATGACCCCCATCCCACCCAGGATGGCCAGCAGAAAGGCCGTGTGGTAGGAGCTGATGTCCTTCGCAACCACAGCACCTGCAGCGGCATGAGGGATTCGGGGATGGCTGTTGGCTGTTGCCGTTCACACGGCTGTGTGTCTGAGCGTCAGCTCCATTATAGTGCCTCTATGGGAGGGTGTTACTGAGAGCTGCCCCTCTGCCGCAGCACATTACCCACAGTCACAAATTAAAATAggcaaaataaacaaatcacGCCTGATGGCTGCAGCACAGGCCTGGGGACAGAACAAGCCCAGAGTTCTAATCGTTATGGGT from Paramormyrops kingsleyae isolate MSU_618 chromosome 9, PKINGS_0.4, whole genome shotgun sequence carries:
- the fam171a1 gene encoding protein FAM171A1 isoform X1, which produces MNRSAAIVLCLLGCNVWKAVTKSLPEDGDAREVTLKVRLSDAGTHQPITGVTVEIFANHTSLASESSGPDGNAYVTFPYRVGSLLIVTATKPGYVPNSAPWRPARMPVFSSLSLELLPEKAAALMVYEDVVHIVSGFPGSTARPWVQFRRRALNLPPDTNYANLTAQLTVASSARQFDLFPYLQGLSGNGTGNGWELNPITAISVHLLGDSGAEVHVSEPISIMVPLPPDSGLKENDHIPAWRFDPKLGAWLKSSLGYVQREGGQLVLTYIAPQLGYWAAAMSPLNTGAVVAKDISSYHTAFLLAILGGMGVIILFLASLLLYYCRRKCLRPRQRHHKLQLSTVLSGSKRDQATSMSHLNLISEVHLDLVSSTAEPNLHTPVLQPTCAPTSHQEREPSNQSSPAHQPHSSRTSLVKECHRLVEVPPVRAARSQELGDGYESPRHGDGRQSRCSESSPRPPDAREGSAQASRSQLSVGSEASIHDASLSRPRTPGPTEQPPDRRPVDHLLSRSVDHLERPASLPRPGQLLCCSSVDQVNEGGYRRARPTLVIPAHYVRLPGEHPFAGQPLLLQADQQSDLETIQAELSASQPPPGPPGSGTPQMSSSTEDPRDGTWTLQTASAPESLSIPASLSEVGLVQMNGEDQLLAEKSLLELRGGKPLPHPRAWFVSLDGRSNAHIRHSYIDLQRAGCNGSNDASLDSGVDMSELARRIRRGLREREAEREAEVEARRDRSTPPTVAYTQLVYVDDMEADGSETGTPNGSPDDGALGPLLQDTRGAEEEEVDDDGGGRGEGEFRTEHARPELQLPDSPPDIISGQDDSGEDENKKSPWQKREERPLLAFNLK
- the fam171a1 gene encoding protein FAM171A1 isoform X2; its protein translation is MNRRPSVSSKEVTLKVRLSDAGTHQPITGVTVEIFANHTSLASESSGPDGNAYVTFPYRVGSLLIVTATKPGYVPNSAPWRPARMPVFSSLSLELLPEKAAALMVYEDVVHIVSGFPGSTARPWVQFRRRALNLPPDTNYANLTAQLTVASSARQFDLFPYLQGLSGNGTGNGWELNPITAISVHLLGDSGAEVHVSEPISIMVPLPPDSGLKENDHIPAWRFDPKLGAWLKSSLGYVQREGGQLVLTYIAPQLGYWAAAMSPLNTGAVVAKDISSYHTAFLLAILGGMGVIILFLASLLLYYCRRKCLRPRQRHHKLQLSTVLSGSKRDQATSMSHLNLISEVHLDLVSSTAEPNLHTPVLQPTCAPTSHQEREPSNQSSPAHQPHSSRTSLVKECHRLVEVPPVRAARSQELGDGYESPRHGDGRQSRCSESSPRPPDAREGSAQASRSQLSVGSEASIHDASLSRPRTPGPTEQPPDRRPVDHLLSRSVDHLERPASLPRPGQLLCCSSVDQVNEGGYRRARPTLVIPAHYVRLPGEHPFAGQPLLLQADQQSDLETIQAELSASQPPPGPPGSGTPQMSSSTEDPRDGTWTLQTASAPESLSIPASLSEVGLVQMNGEDQLLAEKSLLELRGGKPLPHPRAWFVSLDGRSNAHIRHSYIDLQRAGCNGSNDASLDSGVDMSELARRIRRGLREREAEREAEVEARRDRSTPPTVAYTQLVYVDDMEADGSETGTPNGSPDDGALGPLLQDTRGAEEEEVDDDGGGRGEGEFRTEHARPELQLPDSPPDIISGQDDSGEDENKKSPWQKREERPLLAFNLK